A stretch of Amycolatopsis balhimycina FH 1894 DNA encodes these proteins:
- a CDS encoding DUF6049 family protein — MKRFAAAFLSVLFLAVPALTGAPVALAAEGAARLRVDLTELSPRVITGTTTTLTVAGTVTNTGDRKVTRPQVRLQVGERATGERGIGDVLSGAVLRDNPLTDFTPVADALAPGQSAPLNITVNLTGTRAAQLNRAGVYPLLVNVNGTPEFGGPARLGAVSLLLPVLAGPGRAAGSHPGAPSMTLLWPLTSNVPHVYAAPYGSPLVLADDRLAAEIGPDGRLNALVTAAATALPGNPGLAKSMCFALDPDLLATVAAMSRGYLVHTDAGNVDGKGADVAKTWLSALRSLAGGRCVVALPFADADLDALTRIRPGDAGLVTRAASGAAIIQQLTGVTPQTGVLWPAGTPSASVLSALAEAGVRTVLTDAGKLAPAAAGGGVTVQGSTVRVQPTDSLIAAAMAGVPTVPDSVTVPATTEAAVASQNGLGALAFRAGLGQTGGQRPDHLLVAPPRRWDAPAEEFTTYLRQVGGFLEAGLVTATGLPSLLADDPAASGAVGDGAPDTAAGIDAGVVSALSDIEDQATGLAAAMQIDPTKRVKPDDVVEPVRLAELRGASTAWRGLPAGAATTNAQAELAAISGRVSVTQPKQTIALASGNSPLPVYVSNDLPVGINARFKLDNNTGLRPADAQDRFFPASGGKNYFLPVEALRAGRFSVDVSLRTPAGTPLGSSARFELTSTEYGAITIIATVAAGVALLLLASRRIYRRVKDARAGRDVVD; from the coding sequence GTGAAGCGGTTCGCCGCAGCCTTCCTGTCCGTCCTCTTCCTGGCCGTCCCCGCCCTCACCGGAGCCCCGGTGGCCCTGGCCGCCGAGGGCGCCGCCCGCCTGCGCGTCGACCTGACCGAGCTGAGCCCGCGCGTGATCACCGGCACGACGACGACGCTGACCGTCGCCGGCACGGTGACCAACACCGGTGACCGGAAGGTCACCCGGCCGCAGGTGCGGCTGCAGGTCGGTGAGCGGGCGACGGGCGAACGCGGGATCGGCGACGTGCTGTCCGGCGCGGTCCTCAGGGACAACCCGCTGACCGACTTCACGCCGGTCGCGGACGCGCTGGCGCCCGGGCAGAGCGCCCCGCTGAACATCACCGTCAACCTGACCGGGACACGCGCGGCCCAGCTCAACCGGGCCGGCGTCTACCCGCTGCTGGTCAACGTCAACGGCACGCCGGAGTTCGGCGGCCCCGCCCGGCTGGGCGCGGTCAGCCTGCTGCTGCCGGTGCTGGCCGGGCCGGGCCGGGCGGCAGGCAGCCATCCGGGTGCGCCGAGCATGACGCTGCTCTGGCCGCTGACCAGCAACGTCCCGCACGTCTACGCGGCGCCGTACGGGAGCCCGCTGGTGCTGGCCGACGACCGGCTGGCGGCCGAGATCGGCCCCGACGGCCGGCTGAACGCGCTGGTCACGGCGGCCGCCACGGCGTTGCCGGGCAACCCGGGCCTCGCCAAGTCGATGTGCTTCGCGCTCGACCCCGACCTGCTCGCCACCGTCGCGGCGATGAGCCGCGGTTACCTCGTCCACACCGACGCGGGGAACGTCGACGGCAAGGGCGCCGACGTCGCGAAGACCTGGCTGTCCGCACTCCGCTCACTGGCCGGCGGCCGGTGCGTGGTGGCCCTGCCGTTCGCCGACGCCGACCTCGACGCGCTCACCCGGATCCGGCCGGGCGACGCCGGCCTCGTCACCCGGGCCGCCTCCGGTGCGGCGATCATCCAGCAGCTGACCGGGGTCACCCCGCAGACCGGCGTGCTCTGGCCGGCGGGCACGCCCAGCGCGTCGGTGCTCTCGGCGCTCGCCGAGGCCGGCGTCCGCACGGTCCTCACCGACGCGGGCAAGCTCGCGCCGGCCGCGGCCGGCGGCGGGGTCACCGTGCAGGGCAGCACCGTCCGCGTGCAGCCGACCGACTCGCTGATCGCGGCCGCGATGGCGGGTGTCCCGACCGTGCCGGACTCGGTCACCGTGCCCGCCACGACCGAGGCGGCCGTCGCGAGCCAGAACGGTCTCGGCGCCCTCGCCTTCCGCGCCGGGCTGGGCCAGACCGGCGGGCAGCGGCCGGACCACCTGCTGGTCGCGCCGCCGCGGCGCTGGGACGCCCCGGCCGAGGAGTTCACCACCTACCTCCGGCAGGTCGGCGGTTTCCTCGAGGCCGGTCTGGTCACCGCGACCGGGCTGCCGTCGCTGCTCGCCGACGATCCGGCGGCCTCCGGCGCGGTCGGCGACGGCGCGCCGGACACGGCCGCCGGCATCGACGCCGGCGTCGTCTCGGCGCTGTCGGACATCGAGGACCAGGCCACCGGCCTGGCGGCCGCGATGCAGATCGATCCCACCAAACGGGTGAAACCGGACGACGTCGTCGAGCCGGTCCGGCTGGCCGAGCTGCGCGGCGCCTCGACGGCGTGGCGGGGGCTGCCCGCCGGCGCGGCGACCACGAACGCCCAGGCCGAGCTCGCGGCGATCAGCGGGCGGGTGAGCGTCACGCAGCCGAAACAGACCATCGCGCTGGCGTCCGGCAACTCGCCGCTGCCGGTGTACGTCAGCAACGACCTGCCGGTCGGGATCAACGCCCGGTTCAAGCTCGACAACAACACCGGCCTGCGCCCGGCGGACGCCCAGGACCGGTTCTTCCCGGCCAGCGGCGGCAAGAACTACTTCCTCCCGGTGGAGGCGCTGCGGGCCGGCCGGTTCAGCGTCGATGTGTCGTTGCGCACCCCCGCCGGTACCCCACTCGGGTCGTCCGCGCGGTTCGAACTGACGTCCACCGAGTACGGCGCGATCACCATCATCGCGACCGTCGCCGCAGGTGTGGCCCTGCTTCTGCTCGCCTCCCGGCGGATCTACCGGCGGGTGAAGGACGCCCGCGCCGGCCGGGACGTCGTGGACTGA
- the trxB gene encoding thioredoxin-disulfide reductase yields MAAEEIRNLIIVGSGPAGYTAAVYAARAQLEPLVFEGTQFGGALMTTTEVENFPGFRDGIMGPDLMEEMRKQAERFGAELRAEDVESLELTGDVKYVNANGKRYAARAVILAMGAAARYLNVPGEQELLGRGVSACATCDGFFFRDHDIVVAGGGDSAMEEATFLTKFAKSVTLVHRRDEFRASKIMLERARANEKIKWKLNSQITGVLGDGKVEGLRLKDTQDGSESTLDVSGFFVAIGHDPRSQLVKGQVELDEDGYVVTKDKTSFTNLDGVFAAGDLVDRTYRQAITAAGSGCSAAIDAERWLAEHGEPDAHEAAELVGGGYGAGTN; encoded by the coding sequence GTGGCTGCCGAAGAAATCAGGAACCTGATCATCGTCGGATCGGGTCCTGCCGGATACACCGCTGCCGTTTACGCGGCACGGGCCCAGCTGGAACCGCTGGTGTTCGAGGGCACGCAGTTCGGCGGCGCGCTGATGACGACGACCGAGGTCGAGAACTTCCCCGGGTTCCGGGACGGCATCATGGGTCCGGACCTGATGGAGGAGATGCGCAAGCAGGCCGAGCGCTTCGGCGCGGAGCTGCGCGCGGAGGACGTCGAGTCGCTGGAGCTGACCGGGGACGTCAAGTACGTCAACGCGAACGGCAAGCGCTACGCCGCGCGCGCAGTCATCCTCGCCATGGGTGCCGCGGCGCGGTACCTGAACGTGCCGGGCGAGCAGGAGCTGCTCGGGCGCGGTGTGTCGGCGTGTGCGACCTGTGACGGCTTCTTCTTCCGCGACCACGACATCGTGGTGGCCGGCGGCGGCGACTCGGCGATGGAGGAGGCGACCTTCCTGACGAAGTTCGCGAAGTCCGTCACCCTCGTCCACCGGCGCGACGAGTTCCGCGCGTCCAAGATCATGCTCGAGCGCGCCCGCGCGAACGAGAAGATCAAGTGGAAGCTGAACTCGCAGATCACCGGCGTGCTCGGCGACGGCAAGGTCGAGGGCCTGCGGCTGAAGGACACCCAGGACGGCTCCGAGTCGACGCTGGACGTCTCCGGATTCTTCGTGGCGATCGGCCACGACCCCCGCAGCCAGCTCGTGAAGGGGCAGGTCGAGCTGGACGAGGACGGCTACGTGGTCACGAAGGACAAGACGTCCTTCACGAACCTCGACGGCGTCTTCGCGGCCGGCGACCTCGTGGACCGCACCTACCGGCAGGCGATCACCGCCGCGGGTTCGGGGTGCAGTGCGGCGATCGACGCGGAACGATGGCTGGCCGAGCACGGCGAGCCGGACGCCCATGAGGCGGCCGAGCTGGTCGGCGGCGGCTACGGCGCGGGCACCAACTGA
- a CDS encoding protein kinase family protein: protein MDTRRSEQAGGANHVGKAQVGSLAPGRVVGDGRYRLLAQFGVDERGDAHLWRARDGQLKRDVALTLLVGDPADPEAARLARRTLERATHASKFGHGGVARVLDVLALGSGVTSSEGLLGVVVAEWTKGSDLVDLVAQRPVAPAAAARMVQALAEAVEQAHQNGLVLGLDHPQRLRLTPSGALKLAFPGPLPEATLRDDVKALGAVLYLLLTGRWALPGGPPAIPAAPMTPQNRIVPPRQLVPTVPADLSSLAVRTIEDGGNGGIRTSAAILRVLDQVAEEEERTQLIKAVGGDPAEPDGTVWTTKKPVKDVARRRKLALGVTVLVVATVVILAWGGLMLINAFQGDSKVSGPTINVADPPASSQPAGKPPVTSPAPASSQPPAVGAAVPPQSVAVYNPEGKGDNPGRAKYATDGNPDTVWRTEKYRQQLPVVKPGVGLIVVFKDPINLSQVKITGTAGTKVEIRSATAKNPDLADTKVIGNGDLKDGETTIPLAQPTQGEYFIVWITQLGDADGQFMTEIGDLAFLPAG, encoded by the coding sequence GTGGACACGAGGCGGAGCGAACAGGCGGGGGGTGCGAACCACGTGGGCAAGGCCCAGGTCGGATCGCTGGCCCCCGGGCGTGTGGTCGGCGACGGCCGCTACCGCCTCCTCGCGCAGTTCGGCGTGGACGAGCGGGGCGACGCGCACCTTTGGCGTGCGCGCGACGGGCAGCTGAAGCGGGACGTCGCGCTGACGCTGCTGGTCGGCGACCCGGCGGATCCCGAAGCCGCGCGGCTGGCCCGGCGAACGCTCGAACGCGCCACGCACGCGTCCAAGTTCGGCCACGGCGGCGTCGCCCGCGTGCTCGACGTGCTCGCGCTCGGCAGCGGCGTCACCTCGAGCGAAGGCCTCCTCGGCGTCGTCGTCGCGGAGTGGACCAAGGGCAGCGACCTGGTCGACCTCGTCGCGCAGCGGCCGGTGGCGCCCGCCGCGGCCGCCCGGATGGTGCAGGCGCTGGCCGAAGCCGTCGAACAGGCGCACCAGAACGGGCTCGTCCTCGGCCTCGACCACCCCCAGCGCCTGCGGCTGACGCCGAGCGGCGCGCTCAAGCTCGCGTTCCCCGGCCCGCTGCCGGAGGCGACGCTGCGCGACGACGTCAAGGCGCTCGGCGCGGTCCTCTACCTGCTGCTGACCGGCCGCTGGGCGCTGCCCGGCGGGCCGCCCGCGATCCCGGCGGCCCCGATGACGCCGCAGAACCGGATCGTCCCACCGCGCCAGCTGGTGCCGACCGTCCCGGCGGACCTCTCGTCGCTGGCCGTGCGCACGATCGAGGACGGCGGCAACGGCGGCATCCGCACCAGCGCGGCCATCCTCCGCGTCCTCGACCAGGTGGCCGAGGAAGAAGAGCGCACCCAGCTGATCAAGGCCGTCGGCGGCGATCCGGCCGAGCCCGACGGCACGGTGTGGACGACGAAGAAGCCGGTCAAGGACGTCGCCCGGCGCCGCAAGCTCGCGCTGGGCGTCACGGTCCTGGTGGTCGCGACCGTCGTCATCCTCGCCTGGGGCGGGCTGATGCTGATCAACGCCTTCCAGGGCGACTCGAAGGTGAGCGGGCCGACCATCAACGTCGCCGACCCGCCGGCGTCGAGCCAGCCGGCCGGGAAGCCGCCCGTGACCTCGCCGGCGCCGGCCTCCTCGCAGCCACCGGCCGTGGGCGCCGCGGTGCCGCCGCAGTCGGTGGCCGTCTACAACCCCGAAGGCAAGGGCGACAACCCCGGACGCGCGAAGTACGCGACCGACGGCAATCCCGACACGGTCTGGCGGACGGAGAAGTACCGCCAGCAGCTGCCCGTGGTGAAGCCGGGCGTCGGGCTGATCGTCGTCTTCAAGGACCCGATCAACCTCAGCCAGGTGAAGATCACCGGCACCGCGGGCACGAAGGTCGAGATCCGTTCGGCGACCGCGAAGAACCCCGACCTGGCCGACACGAAGGTGATCGGCAACGGCGACCTGAAGGACGGCGAAACGACCATCCCGCTGGCTCAGCCGACACAGGGCGAGTACTTCATCGTCTGGATCACCCAGCTGGGCGACGCCGACGGGCAGTTCATGACCGAAATCGGTGACTTGGCCTTCCTGCCTGCGGGGTGA
- a CDS encoding PLP-dependent aminotransferase family protein: protein MTENRPSKPQSGRHSLDPHLERYAARTAGMTASEIRALFAVASRPEVVSLAGGMPNLAALPLDTLSAQVAEIIAEDGLVALQYGSAHGVPVLREQICEIMALEGIKAHPDDVVVTVGSQMGLDMVTRLFCDPGDVVIAEGPSYVGALGSFAAYQAQVVHVAMDDHGLVPELLREALDQTEKAGRRVKFLYTIPNFHNPAGVTLAVERRAEILEICRDHGVLVVEDNPYGLLGFDGQTYPALRSADPENVVYLGSFSKTFASGLRVGWVLAPHAVREKLVLAAESATLCPPTFNQMIVSRYLATHDWKGQIKKFRENYRERRDAILSALDEHLPPGCTWTKPDGGFYVWVTVPEGVDTKAMLPRAVTARVAYASGTGFYADGFGSRQMRLSYCYPTPERITEGVRRLAGVLESEMDLARTFGNVGTRRIRGPQTPSPDTV, encoded by the coding sequence ATGACCGAGAACCGCCCCAGCAAGCCGCAGAGCGGCCGCCACAGCCTCGACCCGCATCTCGAGCGGTACGCCGCGCGCACCGCCGGGATGACCGCCTCCGAGATCCGGGCGCTGTTCGCGGTGGCCAGCCGGCCCGAGGTCGTCTCGCTGGCCGGCGGCATGCCGAACCTGGCGGCGCTCCCGCTCGACACGCTGTCCGCGCAGGTGGCGGAAATCATCGCCGAAGACGGTCTGGTGGCACTGCAGTACGGCTCGGCGCACGGCGTCCCGGTGCTGCGCGAGCAGATCTGCGAAATCATGGCCCTGGAGGGCATCAAAGCGCACCCGGACGACGTCGTGGTGACCGTCGGCTCGCAGATGGGCCTGGACATGGTCACGCGGCTGTTCTGCGACCCGGGTGACGTCGTGATCGCCGAGGGCCCCTCGTACGTCGGCGCGCTGGGCTCGTTCGCCGCGTACCAGGCGCAGGTCGTGCACGTGGCGATGGACGACCACGGCCTGGTGCCCGAACTCCTGCGCGAGGCGCTCGACCAGACCGAGAAGGCCGGCCGCCGGGTCAAGTTCCTCTACACGATCCCGAACTTCCACAACCCCGCCGGCGTCACGCTGGCCGTGGAGCGCCGCGCGGAGATCCTGGAGATCTGCCGCGACCACGGCGTCCTGGTCGTCGAAGACAACCCGTACGGGTTGCTCGGCTTCGACGGCCAGACCTACCCGGCGCTGCGGTCGGCCGACCCCGAGAACGTCGTGTACCTCGGCTCGTTCTCCAAGACGTTCGCTTCCGGCCTGCGCGTCGGCTGGGTGCTCGCGCCGCACGCCGTGCGCGAGAAGCTCGTGCTCGCCGCGGAGTCCGCGACGCTGTGCCCGCCGACGTTCAACCAGATGATCGTGTCGCGCTACCTGGCCACGCACGACTGGAAGGGCCAGATCAAGAAGTTCCGCGAGAACTACCGCGAGCGGCGCGACGCGATCCTGTCCGCGCTCGACGAGCACCTGCCACCGGGCTGCACCTGGACCAAGCCGGACGGCGGCTTCTACGTCTGGGTGACGGTGCCGGAAGGCGTCGACACCAAGGCGATGCTGCCGCGCGCGGTGACCGCGCGGGTGGCGTACGCGTCCGGAACCGGCTTCTACGCCGACGGCTTCGGCAGCCGGCAGATGCGGCTGTCCTACTGCTACCCCACGCCCGAGCGCATCACCGAGGGCGTGCGGCGGCTGGCCGGCGTGCTCGAGTCCGAAATGGACCTTGCCCGCACCTTCGGTAACGTGGGCACGCGCCGGATCCGCGGGCCGCAGACACCTTCACCGGACACCGTTTGA
- a CDS encoding N-acetylmuramoyl-L-alanine amidase, with amino-acid sequence MRVLRRGDAGPDVAEIRSILAGMDLLPPVTDTGDYDTFDVAVEHAVRAFQQRRGLITDGIVGPATFQALKGSSYHLGSRPLSYTIAAPIQGDDVFTLQERLTELGFDAGRPDGYFGPQTERALKTFQRDMRLTPDGMCGPATIRELHRLSSPRARGGRPVFLREQEQVRQAGPRLRGKRIVIDPGHGGDDLGVVAGELREADIAWDLARRLEGRMKATGMEALISRGPNHSPTELERARFANDAGADLFLSLHSDSNPSPRAQGIASFHFGTGNGTTSTVGELLAGFIQREVAARTGMLDCRTHYKTWEIFTRTRCPAVRVEIGYLTNPDDARKLGDPAFRDIVAEGILIAVKRLYLLGEGDQPTGTFTFADVLAHELAKAE; translated from the coding sequence ATGCGGGTACTCCGCCGCGGTGACGCCGGTCCGGACGTCGCCGAGATCAGGTCCATCCTGGCCGGGATGGACCTGCTCCCGCCGGTCACCGACACCGGCGACTACGACACGTTCGACGTCGCCGTCGAGCACGCTGTCCGTGCCTTCCAGCAGCGCCGTGGGCTGATCACCGACGGCATCGTGGGTCCGGCCACGTTCCAGGCGCTCAAGGGCTCCAGCTACCACCTGGGCAGCCGCCCGCTGTCGTACACGATCGCGGCCCCGATCCAGGGTGACGACGTCTTCACGCTGCAGGAGCGGCTGACCGAGCTCGGCTTCGACGCCGGCCGCCCGGACGGGTACTTCGGCCCCCAGACCGAGCGCGCGCTCAAGACGTTCCAGCGCGACATGCGCCTGACGCCGGACGGCATGTGCGGTCCGGCGACCATCCGTGAGCTGCACCGCCTGTCGTCGCCGCGGGCCCGGGGCGGTCGCCCCGTGTTCCTGCGCGAGCAGGAGCAGGTGCGCCAGGCCGGGCCGCGGCTGCGCGGCAAGCGCATCGTGATCGACCCCGGCCACGGCGGCGACGACCTCGGCGTGGTCGCCGGTGAGCTGCGTGAAGCCGACATCGCGTGGGACCTGGCGCGCCGCCTGGAGGGCCGGATGAAGGCCACCGGCATGGAGGCGCTGATCTCCCGCGGCCCGAACCACAGCCCGACCGAGCTGGAGCGCGCCCGCTTCGCGAACGACGCGGGCGCCGACCTGTTCCTGTCCCTGCACAGCGACAGCAACCCCTCGCCGCGCGCGCAGGGCATCGCGAGCTTCCACTTCGGCACCGGCAACGGCACCACGTCCACCGTCGGTGAGCTGCTGGCCGGCTTCATCCAGCGCGAGGTCGCCGCCCGCACGGGCATGCTGGACTGCCGCACGCACTACAAGACGTGGGAGATCTTCACCCGCACCCGCTGCCCGGCGGTCCGGGTCGAGATCGGCTACCTGACGAACCCGGACGACGCCCGCAAGCTCGGCGACCCGGCGTTCCGGGACATCGTCGCGGAGGGCATCCTCATCGCCGTCAAGCGGCTGTACCTGCTCGGCGAGGGCGACCAGCCGACGGGAACGTTCACGTTCGCCGACGTCCTGGCGCACGAGCTCGCGAAGGCCGAATAA
- the murJ gene encoding murein biosynthesis integral membrane protein MurJ has translation MSPPPAPTPPPGNPVPGTPPPGTPVPPRGRGTRRPAPVRPWQEEAQQPPRDPEATRFIPRTAGVPMNSRWPVADPDVMRPYDALATQVMPALKGPLVKPRPGEEAPEAPAKAPSLAKASGRMAIASLISRITGFLWKLLLVGAIGQGIANDSFNVANTMPNIIFELLMGGVLASVVVPLLVRSQDDPDGGTAYTQRLITVAFVLLLVGTIVAVIAAPAFTSLYVDSSGKASADLTTAFAYLLLPEIFFYGVFALLSAVLNAKQIFGPTAWAPVINNLVVIFTILVVWVMPGDIDTGHVSITDPKVLTLGIGVTGGIVAQALLLIPPLLRSGFRFKWRWGIDKQMKEFGGLALWILGYVAVSQVGYTINTRVLTSGSPGGVTAYSNAWLLFQLPYGVIGVSLLTAIMPRMSRAAADGDHKKLIGDLSYASRMSTVLLVPISAVMTVVGGSIGIALFTFGKGTVETAERLGDALAISAFALLPYALVMLQMRVFYAMKDARTPTLIMIVMTLVKVPLLYLCPVLLSPDNVVLGVMMVNALTFVVGAILGQVWLWVTLGNLRSKRVIGVILFTVVASALGVGAAWVAGQIVPDAFGPKLGAWAKLLLQSIVGIVVSFGVLMALKVEELKPATSRFTRLIKRG, from the coding sequence GTGTCCCCGCCGCCGGCCCCGACCCCGCCCCCGGGCAACCCGGTCCCCGGCACGCCGCCGCCCGGCACCCCCGTGCCGCCCCGCGGCCGCGGGACCCGTCGTCCGGCCCCGGTCCGGCCGTGGCAGGAGGAGGCCCAGCAGCCGCCGCGCGACCCGGAGGCGACGCGGTTCATCCCGCGCACCGCCGGCGTCCCGATGAACTCGCGCTGGCCGGTCGCCGACCCGGACGTCATGCGCCCGTACGACGCGCTGGCCACCCAGGTCATGCCGGCGCTCAAGGGGCCGCTGGTCAAGCCCCGGCCGGGCGAAGAGGCACCCGAAGCCCCGGCGAAGGCGCCGTCACTGGCGAAAGCGTCCGGGCGGATGGCGATCGCGTCGCTGATCAGCCGCATCACCGGCTTCCTGTGGAAGCTGCTGCTGGTCGGCGCCATCGGCCAGGGCATCGCGAACGACTCGTTCAACGTCGCCAACACGATGCCGAACATCATCTTCGAGCTGCTGATGGGTGGCGTGCTCGCCAGCGTGGTCGTGCCCCTGCTGGTGCGCTCGCAGGACGATCCCGACGGCGGCACGGCGTACACCCAGCGGCTCATCACCGTGGCGTTCGTGCTGCTGCTGGTCGGCACGATCGTGGCGGTGATCGCGGCACCGGCCTTCACGAGCCTCTACGTCGACTCGTCCGGCAAGGCGAGTGCGGACCTCACCACGGCGTTCGCCTACCTGCTGCTGCCGGAGATCTTCTTCTACGGCGTCTTCGCGCTGCTCTCGGCGGTGCTGAACGCCAAGCAGATCTTCGGCCCCACCGCGTGGGCGCCGGTGATCAACAACCTGGTCGTCATCTTCACGATCCTGGTCGTCTGGGTCATGCCGGGCGACATCGACACCGGCCACGTCTCGATCACCGACCCCAAGGTGCTGACGCTCGGCATCGGCGTCACCGGCGGCATCGTCGCCCAGGCGCTGCTGCTGATCCCCCCGCTGCTGCGCTCCGGCTTCCGCTTCAAGTGGCGCTGGGGCATCGACAAGCAGATGAAGGAGTTCGGCGGCCTCGCGCTGTGGATCCTCGGTTACGTCGCGGTGAGCCAGGTCGGCTACACGATCAACACCCGCGTGCTGACCAGCGGTTCTCCCGGCGGTGTGACGGCGTACAGCAACGCCTGGCTGCTCTTCCAGCTGCCGTACGGCGTCATCGGCGTCTCCCTGCTGACGGCGATCATGCCGCGGATGAGCCGCGCGGCCGCCGACGGCGACCACAAGAAGCTGATCGGCGACCTGTCGTACGCGTCCCGGATGTCGACGGTGCTGCTGGTGCCGATCTCCGCGGTGATGACCGTGGTCGGCGGCTCGATCGGCATCGCGCTGTTCACCTTCGGCAAGGGCACGGTCGAGACGGCCGAGCGGCTCGGCGACGCGCTGGCGATCTCGGCGTTCGCGCTGCTGCCGTACGCGCTGGTCATGCTCCAGATGCGCGTGTTCTACGCGATGAAGGACGCCCGCACGCCGACGTTGATCATGATCGTGATGACGCTGGTCAAGGTGCCGCTGCTGTACCTGTGCCCGGTGCTGCTGTCGCCGGACAACGTCGTGCTCGGCGTGATGATGGTCAACGCGCTGACGTTCGTGGTCGGCGCGATCCTCGGGCAGGTTTGGCTCTGGGTGACGCTGGGCAACTTGCGCAGCAAACGAGTGATCGGCGTGATTCTCTTCACGGTCGTGGCGAGCGCCCTCGGCGTCGGCGCGGCGTGGGTGGCCGGCCAGATCGTGCCGGACGCGTTCGGCCCGAAACTGGGAGCCTGGGCGAAGCTTCTCCTGCAGAGCATCGTGGGGATCGTGGTCTCGTTCGGTGTGCTGATGGCCCTGAAGGTCGAGGAGCTGAAGCCGGCCACTTCGAGGTTCACCCGGTTGATCAAGCGCGGGTAA
- a CDS encoding GNAT family N-acetyltransferase, with amino-acid sequence MSRRVVGVTLDNLEHLPKSCRRCVYWELAPHLKNQAEEFGATEVEKEAWVSSVLLEWGSCGRIVYSDTLPVGFVLYAPPNAVPRALAFPTSPPSADAVLLTAFQVLPEFRGGGLGRMLVQAVAKDLTKRGVRAIEAFGDARPEEADPDGGHSCVLPAAFLQSVGFKTVRPHQKWPRLRLELRSAITWKEDVEAALERLLGQVTITTAEPSLGRA; translated from the coding sequence GTGTCGCGTCGCGTCGTGGGCGTCACACTGGACAACCTTGAGCACCTGCCCAAGAGCTGCCGCCGGTGCGTGTACTGGGAACTCGCCCCGCACCTGAAGAACCAGGCGGAGGAGTTCGGCGCCACCGAGGTCGAGAAGGAAGCCTGGGTCTCGAGCGTGCTGCTCGAGTGGGGTTCCTGCGGCCGCATCGTCTACAGCGACACGCTGCCGGTCGGGTTCGTGCTGTACGCCCCGCCGAACGCCGTCCCGCGCGCACTGGCCTTCCCGACGTCGCCCCCGAGTGCCGACGCCGTGCTGCTGACGGCGTTCCAGGTGCTCCCGGAGTTCCGCGGTGGCGGCCTCGGCCGGATGCTGGTGCAGGCGGTCGCCAAGGACCTGACCAAGCGTGGCGTGCGCGCGATCGAAGCGTTCGGCGATGCTCGTCCGGAAGAAGCCGATCCGGACGGCGGCCACAGCTGCGTGCTGCCGGCGGCGTTCCTGCAGAGCGTCGGCTTCAAGACCGTCCGCCCGCACCAGAAGTGGCCGCGCCTGCGCCTCGAACTGCGCTCGGCGATCACCTGGAAGGAAGACGTCGAGGCGGCGCTGGAACGGCTGCTCGGCCAGGTGACGATCACCACCGCCGAGCCGAGCCTCGGTCGCGCCTGA
- the trxA gene encoding thioredoxin, which translates to MSNTVKVTDATFVDEVLTSEKPVLVDFWATWCGPCKMVAPVLEEIAAENGEKLTIAKIDIDENPNTPRDYQVMSIPTLILFQGGKPVKQIVGAKPKAALLSDLADVL; encoded by the coding sequence ATGTCCAACACCGTGAAGGTGACCGACGCGACGTTCGTCGACGAGGTCCTGACCAGCGAGAAGCCGGTCCTCGTCGACTTCTGGGCCACCTGGTGCGGGCCGTGCAAGATGGTCGCCCCGGTGCTCGAGGAGATCGCGGCCGAGAACGGCGAGAAGCTGACCATCGCCAAGATCGACATCGACGAGAACCCGAACACGCCGCGTGACTACCAGGTGATGTCCATCCCGACGCTGATCCTGTTCCAGGGCGGCAAGCCGGTGAAGCAGATCGTGGGGGCGAAGCCGAAGGCCGCGCTGCTGTCGGACCTCGCCGACGTCCTCTGA
- the sigM gene encoding RNA polymerase sigma factor SigM, with the protein MTAAAPTDADLIAAHAAGDPHAFSELVQRHRDRMWAVALRTVRDPEEAADALQDAFISAFRAAGNFRAESQVTTWLHRIVVNACLDRMRRRQARPTVPLPETGFNEPATPRDSMAERETSLLVREALSRLPEDQRAPIVLVDVEGYSVAETAKMLGIAEGTVKSRCARGRGKLAKVLGHLRNPDAIANVPTHESKRAGRQPGSGEGR; encoded by the coding sequence GTGACAGCTGCAGCTCCCACGGATGCGGATCTGATAGCGGCTCACGCCGCGGGGGACCCTCATGCGTTCAGCGAACTCGTCCAGCGACATCGCGACCGCATGTGGGCGGTCGCCCTGCGCACGGTCCGCGACCCGGAAGAGGCCGCCGACGCGTTGCAGGACGCCTTCATCTCGGCGTTTCGCGCGGCCGGGAACTTCAGAGCGGAGTCGCAGGTCACGACATGGCTGCACCGGATCGTGGTGAACGCCTGCCTCGACCGGATGCGCCGCCGCCAGGCGCGGCCGACCGTGCCGTTGCCGGAGACCGGCTTCAACGAGCCCGCCACGCCCCGTGACTCGATGGCCGAGCGCGAGACCAGCCTGCTGGTGCGCGAAGCCCTCAGCCGGCTGCCCGAAGACCAGCGTGCCCCGATCGTGCTGGTCGACGTCGAGGGATACTCCGTTGCCGAGACGGCGAAGATGCTCGGCATCGCCGAAGGCACCGTGAAGAGCCGGTGCGCCCGGGGCCGCGGGAAGCTCGCGAAGGTTCTCGGGCACCTGCGGAACCCCGATGCGATTGCGAACGTCCCAACTCACGAAAGCAAACGGGCCGGGCGTCAGCCGGGTAGCGGGGAGGGACGATGA